One genomic window of Corynebacterium diphtheriae includes the following:
- the ruvC gene encoding crossover junction endodeoxyribonuclease RuvC has protein sequence MTITHRPQHSVVGLRIMGIDPGLTRCGLSVVQAGKGRSVIPVAVGVVRTPPHAELSQRLLELSEAVNSWIDEYQPDVVAIERIFERGNVSTVMNTAHGVGVLVLAAAQRGLPVHMYTPSEVKKAISGNGRADKKQMTAMITRILGLVEAPKPADAADALALAVCHCWRAPMLAIHNSQR, from the coding sequence ATGACCATCACGCATCGTCCTCAACACTCCGTTGTAGGCTTAAGGATCATGGGAATCGACCCCGGTCTGACGCGCTGTGGATTATCGGTGGTTCAGGCTGGAAAAGGTCGAAGCGTTATACCCGTAGCCGTCGGGGTGGTGCGTACACCGCCTCATGCTGAGTTGTCACAACGATTGTTAGAATTGAGCGAAGCGGTAAATAGCTGGATCGACGAGTATCAGCCTGATGTCGTTGCCATCGAGAGAATTTTTGAGCGCGGAAATGTGTCCACGGTGATGAATACCGCCCACGGAGTAGGAGTGCTTGTTCTTGCAGCAGCGCAACGCGGCCTACCAGTGCATATGTACACACCTAGCGAGGTGAAAAAGGCAATTTCGGGTAATGGTCGAGCCGACAAAAAACAGATGACGGCCATGATTACAAGAATTCTTGGGTTGGTGGAAGCGCCCAAACCGGCTGATGCGGCCGATGCTCTTGCTCTAGCGGTATGCCATTGTTGGCGAGCTCCAATGCTAGCGATACATAACTCCCAGAGATAG
- the ruvB gene encoding Holliday junction branch migration DNA helicase RuvB: MANIEKTEFHVPTPVSAAGNQKSSLGNADVDARLQSNEGEVETSLRPRSLDEFIGQPKVRDQLNLVLSGAKSRGVAPDHVLLSGPPGLGKTTMAMIIAYELGTSLRMTSGPALERAGDLAAMLSNLMEGDVLFIDEIHRMARPAEEMLYMAMEDFRIDVIVGKGPGATSIPLELAPFTLVGATTRSGMLTGPLRDRFGFTAQMEFYEVEDLTKVVVRAAAVLGVSIDHDAAVEIASRSRGTPRIANRLLRRVRDFAEVNADGHINLAAAQAALVVFDVDEMGLDRLDRAVLEALIKGHGGGPVGINTLALAVGEEPSTVEEVCEPYLVRAGMVTRTGRGRVATATAWRHLGLEPPEGIIGSL; encoded by the coding sequence GTGGCTAATATTGAAAAAACCGAGTTTCATGTCCCAACACCGGTATCTGCTGCTGGGAATCAGAAAAGTTCACTGGGCAATGCTGATGTCGATGCACGATTGCAATCCAATGAAGGGGAAGTAGAGACTTCGCTTCGTCCACGTAGTTTGGACGAATTCATTGGACAGCCAAAGGTGAGAGATCAGCTCAATCTTGTCTTATCAGGTGCTAAGAGCCGAGGAGTTGCACCAGACCATGTGTTACTTTCGGGACCGCCTGGACTAGGAAAAACAACAATGGCGATGATTATTGCCTATGAATTAGGCACTAGTCTTCGTATGACATCCGGCCCTGCATTGGAACGCGCCGGTGATTTAGCAGCCATGCTGTCTAATTTGATGGAAGGTGATGTCTTATTTATCGATGAGATACACCGTATGGCACGTCCGGCTGAAGAGATGCTGTATATGGCGATGGAGGATTTTAGAATCGATGTCATCGTCGGTAAAGGGCCTGGGGCAACGTCAATTCCCCTTGAACTAGCTCCTTTTACTCTGGTTGGTGCAACTACACGGTCCGGAATGCTCACAGGACCATTACGTGATCGATTTGGGTTTACTGCCCAAATGGAATTCTACGAGGTTGAAGATCTCACCAAGGTTGTCGTACGAGCTGCTGCGGTTTTAGGGGTCAGCATCGATCATGATGCGGCTGTAGAAATAGCCTCCAGATCTCGTGGAACACCACGTATAGCAAATCGTCTGCTTCGTCGGGTTCGAGACTTTGCAGAGGTCAACGCCGACGGACATATCAATCTCGCAGCAGCTCAAGCTGCATTGGTGGTATTCGACGTAGACGAAATGGGGCTCGATCGATTAGACAGAGCTGTGTTGGAAGCGTTGATAAAGGGCCACGGTGGTGGGCCAGTAGGTATTAATACTCTAGCGCTAGCAGTCGGCGAAGAGCCGTCGACAGTCGAAGAAGTATGTGAACCATATTTGGTCAGGGCGGGGATGGTTACACGCACTGGCAGAGGCCGAGTAGCCACTGCGACTGCTTGGCGTCATTTAGGACTTGAACCTCCGGAAGGAATTATTGGTTCGCTATAG
- the yajC gene encoding preprotein translocase subunit YajC translates to MSMTSTLLLYVALVVVFVLPSLLIRRRQKQHLDRLKNLQESMMIGQRVITTAGVHAVIKGIAENTVDLEIAPNILVTFEKSAVISIEDNKSDSELEA, encoded by the coding sequence TTGAGCATGACATCAACTTTACTTTTGTACGTGGCCTTGGTGGTGGTGTTTGTGCTGCCATCACTGCTTATCAGGCGAAGGCAAAAACAACATTTAGACCGGCTGAAGAACCTGCAAGAATCGATGATGATAGGCCAGCGAGTTATCACAACCGCTGGCGTACATGCCGTAATCAAAGGGATAGCCGAGAACACAGTTGACTTAGAAATAGCACCAAATATTTTAGTCACTTTTGAAAAATCTGCTGTGATTTCCATCGAGGACAATAAATCGGATTCTGAACTAGAGGCTTAA
- the secD gene encoding protein translocase subunit SecD, producing the protein MPSQTKKVASNSRSWPFKSLFVFTVLIAIIYALVFATADHSARPKLGIDLQGGTRVTLVPQGQNPTEDQLAQAKSILENRVNGMGVTGASVVSDGNTLVITVPGEDTTQARALGQTSQLLFRPVAKPDAPDTTKLLDAMKEMANRWVEVGVLTPQEANDALSNTAKALAQSEGKKPEDVKASTVTAKEPKEPANSIESEQLRNKVLEVMKKDRQSTDATTQLSASSLLKCDDTPDPLQGTDDPTKPLVACDPSSGQVYVLSPAPLLQGETDQANGKRLTGNEIDTNRPITGGLNPQTGQMEIGFSFKSDNGDQGSATWAKLTQEYLQKQVAITLDSKIISAPVIQSATPVGSATAITGSFSQKEAQDLANNLKYGALPLSFAGENGETGGTTTTVPASLGVASLKAGLIAGLVGLILVALYSLINYRFFGLISMFSLVASFALVFGALVLLGRWIGYSLDLAGIAGLIIGIGTTADSFVVLYERIKDEVRDGRSFRSAVPRGWERARQTIITGNAVTLIGAVIIYILAVGEVKGFAFTLGLTTIFDIVVTFLVTAPLVVLASRKPWTSSGAANGMGKIISMHHGANAAKGEE; encoded by the coding sequence TTGCCTTCGCAAACGAAGAAGGTAGCCAGTAATTCTAGGAGTTGGCCGTTCAAGTCACTCTTCGTTTTTACTGTGCTCATCGCAATTATCTATGCGCTTGTTTTCGCTACAGCTGATCATTCGGCGCGACCGAAACTCGGTATCGATCTTCAAGGTGGTACCCGTGTGACACTTGTTCCTCAGGGCCAAAATCCAACTGAGGACCAACTTGCGCAGGCAAAATCCATTTTGGAAAATCGTGTCAATGGAATGGGTGTCACCGGTGCAAGCGTTGTTAGCGACGGCAATACATTAGTCATCACCGTTCCAGGTGAAGACACGACCCAAGCTCGTGCACTAGGACAAACATCGCAGCTGCTTTTCCGCCCTGTGGCAAAGCCAGATGCGCCAGATACAACGAAATTGCTTGATGCAATGAAAGAGATGGCGAATCGATGGGTTGAAGTTGGAGTGCTCACTCCGCAAGAGGCCAATGATGCGCTCTCAAATACCGCCAAAGCGTTAGCACAATCTGAAGGCAAAAAACCGGAGGATGTCAAAGCCTCTACAGTCACAGCTAAGGAACCTAAAGAACCTGCTAACTCCATTGAGTCGGAACAGCTGCGCAATAAAGTCCTTGAGGTTATGAAGAAAGACCGTCAGTCTACTGATGCGACTACACAGCTTTCTGCCAGCTCCCTGCTCAAATGTGATGACACACCTGATCCGCTGCAAGGTACTGATGATCCAACAAAACCATTGGTAGCCTGTGATCCATCAAGCGGACAAGTGTATGTTCTCAGCCCTGCGCCATTGCTTCAAGGCGAAACTGATCAAGCTAACGGTAAACGACTCACCGGCAACGAGATTGACACCAACCGTCCGATCACGGGTGGGCTGAACCCCCAAACAGGCCAAATGGAGATCGGCTTCTCCTTTAAATCGGACAATGGTGATCAAGGCAGCGCAACTTGGGCGAAATTGACTCAAGAATACCTGCAAAAACAGGTAGCTATTACTCTCGATTCGAAGATTATCTCTGCTCCAGTTATCCAATCTGCAACACCAGTAGGCTCGGCAACTGCAATTACGGGAAGCTTTAGCCAAAAAGAGGCACAAGATCTGGCTAACAACCTGAAATACGGAGCTCTGCCTTTGAGCTTTGCTGGAGAAAACGGGGAAACCGGTGGCACGACCACTACAGTTCCCGCTTCACTAGGCGTGGCGTCTTTGAAGGCAGGTTTGATCGCAGGACTCGTGGGATTGATTTTGGTGGCATTGTATTCGCTTATCAATTACCGTTTCTTCGGCCTTATTTCGATGTTCTCGCTGGTTGCATCCTTCGCTTTGGTATTCGGTGCACTGGTCTTGTTGGGGCGTTGGATCGGCTATTCCTTGGACCTTGCTGGAATTGCAGGTTTGATTATCGGTATTGGTACTACTGCCGACTCCTTTGTCGTTTTGTATGAACGCATCAAGGATGAAGTTCGCGATGGGCGTTCGTTCCGTTCCGCGGTACCAAGGGGTTGGGAACGTGCCCGCCAAACAATTATTACTGGTAATGCCGTTACCTTGATTGGTGCAGTGATTATCTACATTCTGGCCGTTGGAGAAGTGAAAGGCTTCGCTTTTACGCTTGGGCTCACAACCATCTTCGATATCGTTGTTACCTTCCTTGTTACAGCTCCACTAGTCGTCCTCGCATCTCGAAAGCCGTGGACATCTTCAGGTGCAGCAAATGGCATGGGAAAAATTATTTCTATGCATCACGGTGCCAACGCAGCCAAAGGAGAAGAATAA
- the secF gene encoding protein translocase subunit SecF gives MSGNSVMSKLYTGDGGLDFVGRRRTWYRTTLIIVVICFIAIAVRGFSLGIDFVGGTKMNMPAAQLETSEVADTFKDATGIEPELVQIVGSGDTRILEINSERLSEDQISRARVALFEKYQPVGSQGQPTPDAIGDSTVSESWGSTITQRMLISMFVFLAAVFVYITVRLEKEMAVAAIVALLVDLIVISGVYALVGFEVSPATIIGLLTVLAFSLYDTVIVFDKVRENTAGYLGNRTRTYAEHANLAVNQTVMRSISTTIISALPIIALIVIAVWLMGVGTLKDLALVQLIGVIEGTFSSVFLATPILVSLKNRSKKTAEHNRQVEMHRCGAEAQDDSAPEQSAESTQKRTVSGPQTTPSTGASWRPDRG, from the coding sequence ATGAGTGGCAATAGCGTTATGTCAAAGCTCTACACCGGTGATGGTGGACTAGACTTCGTTGGACGCCGTCGAACGTGGTACCGAACCACACTTATCATTGTGGTGATTTGTTTCATTGCGATAGCCGTTCGCGGTTTTAGTCTTGGAATTGATTTTGTTGGCGGAACCAAGATGAATATGCCGGCAGCACAATTGGAAACTTCAGAAGTTGCTGACACATTCAAAGATGCCACAGGTATCGAACCAGAGTTGGTTCAAATTGTGGGATCTGGTGATACGCGTATCTTGGAAATCAATTCTGAGCGACTAAGCGAAGATCAAATTTCTCGAGCTCGTGTAGCACTTTTTGAGAAATATCAGCCTGTGGGCTCCCAAGGTCAACCAACGCCAGACGCTATCGGTGATTCTACGGTATCGGAATCCTGGGGATCTACGATTACCCAGCGCATGCTGATCTCGATGTTCGTATTCCTAGCGGCAGTTTTCGTCTACATTACGGTTCGCTTGGAAAAAGAAATGGCAGTAGCCGCAATTGTTGCGTTGCTCGTAGATTTGATTGTTATTTCTGGAGTTTATGCTCTAGTTGGCTTCGAGGTTTCTCCTGCGACTATTATCGGTCTTCTTACGGTCTTAGCTTTCTCGTTGTATGACACTGTCATCGTGTTTGACAAGGTGCGCGAAAATACAGCTGGATATTTGGGTAATCGCACTCGCACCTATGCGGAACACGCAAACCTAGCTGTTAATCAAACGGTGATGCGTTCAATCTCGACGACGATTATCTCAGCACTTCCAATTATTGCTTTAATTGTTATCGCTGTGTGGCTCATGGGAGTCGGTACCCTGAAAGACTTGGCTCTTGTCCAGCTCATTGGTGTTATTGAAGGTACTTTCTCGTCCGTATTCCTTGCCACTCCAATCTTGGTGTCATTAAAGAATCGCTCTAAGAAGACCGCCGAGCATAATCGTCAAGTAGAAATGCACCGATGCGGTGCAGAAGCTCAAGATGATTCCGCCCCCGAGCAATCAGCTGAATCTACGCAGAAGCGTACGGTGTCTGGCCCACAGACTACACCGTCGACAGGTGCAAGTTGGCGTCCTGACCGAGGGTAA
- the ruvA gene encoding Holliday junction branch migration protein RuvA codes for MIVSLRGTVESIGLGSAVIECNGVGYEVLAAPTTLGRLTRGEQARVLTTMVVREESQTLYGFTDDASRRMFVLLQSVSGLGPKLALAAQSVFTTEDIARHIAGGDAKALQKIPGVGKRMAERMIVDLKDKVAGFNDGIPAAAQPQLSIAVDQAVQEQVLEALVGLGFSEKTALPVLSRVLRDSPELSTSQALRAALSELGTKN; via the coding sequence GTGATTGTTTCTCTGAGAGGTACAGTCGAATCGATCGGTTTAGGTAGCGCTGTAATCGAATGTAATGGCGTAGGTTATGAGGTGCTAGCTGCCCCCACAACTCTTGGACGGTTAACTCGGGGAGAGCAGGCGCGGGTGTTAACCACAATGGTGGTCAGGGAGGAATCCCAAACACTATATGGGTTTACCGACGATGCTTCACGACGCATGTTTGTTCTGTTGCAGTCGGTATCGGGCTTAGGTCCTAAACTTGCTTTAGCAGCACAGTCTGTTTTTACTACGGAAGACATCGCTCGACATATCGCTGGGGGTGATGCCAAGGCTCTGCAGAAGATTCCTGGAGTCGGTAAACGGATGGCTGAACGCATGATCGTTGATCTAAAAGATAAAGTTGCTGGATTCAATGACGGTATTCCTGCTGCCGCACAGCCTCAGTTGTCCATTGCCGTCGATCAAGCAGTCCAAGAGCAAGTACTTGAAGCTCTCGTAGGACTAGGGTTTAGTGAAAAAACTGCATTGCCAGTGTTGTCTCGTGTGTTGCGGGACTCCCCAGAGCTCTCAACATCTCAAGCATTGCGCGCAGCATTAAGCGAATTGGGCACTAAGAACTAA